The genomic region AAAATCACCACGCCGCTGGACCTCATCATCGCCGAGGGTCTGCTCGAAGGCCCCCTCGGCGCCCGTTGGGTGGAAGGCTGATCAACCACATGACGAAAGGCGCCATGACAGACAACGCTTCGCGGACCTCCGTGCTCCTGCCACGGACAGGCATCGGCATCGACGTGCACGCCTTTGCCCCGGACAGCGACCCGCGGCCGCTCTGGCTGGGCGGGCTTTTCTGGGAGGGGGAGCGGGGCCTCGCCGGCCATTCTGACGGCGATCCCGTGGCGCACGCCGCAGCCGACGCGCTGTTCTCTGCATGCGGGATCGGGGATCTGGGCACCCACTTCGGGACAGACCGGCCCGAGTTCGCCGGGGCCTCCGGAGTCACGCTGCTGGCCGAAGCAGCCCGGATCGTCCGGGCAGCAGGCTTCGAGATCGGCAATATCGCGGTGCAGTTCGTAGGCAACCGGCCCAAGTTTGGGCCGCGCAGGGAAGAATCCCAGCGAGTTCTCACCGGGGCCGCGGACGCCCCGGTCAGCGTCACCGCCACCACCAGCGACGGCCTCGGCTTCACCGGCCGCGGCGAAGGCATTTCCGCTGTGGCCACGGCCCTGGTCTACCCGGCGGCGTAGCTGCTCCGATGTAACCGGCCCGCAGGGCGGCTGTCCGCCCCCACCGCCAAATCGCCTAGGCTGGAATAA from Arthrobacter globiformis harbors:
- the ispF gene encoding 2-C-methyl-D-erythritol 2,4-cyclodiphosphate synthase, coding for MTDNASRTSVLLPRTGIGIDVHAFAPDSDPRPLWLGGLFWEGERGLAGHSDGDPVAHAAADALFSACGIGDLGTHFGTDRPEFAGASGVTLLAEAARIVRAAGFEIGNIAVQFVGNRPKFGPRREESQRVLTGAADAPVSVTATTSDGLGFTGRGEGISAVATALVYPAA